TGGCGGGCTACCTTCGCGGCTTCCTCGGCCGGGTGCTGCGCTGAGCGGGCGTCGCGGGCCGCCCGCGACTGCCGAGGCCCACGACTGCCGAGGCCCACGACTGCCGAGGCCCACGGACCGAGGCGGCGGCTCGACGCCGGGTGTGACGGCCGGGACGAGAAGGGGCCGACCCCGGCGACGGCGTGATCGCGAGATCACGTTCGCCGTGCGGATCGGCCCCGGAACCTCGACTCCGGCTAGAGCGTGAGCCCGAAGACCAGGCCCGCCAGCGCGTACATCGCGATGGTGATCAGGGCGACGGCTATGAGGTTCAACCAGACGCCTGCCCGCACCATCTGGTTGATGGTCACGTAGCCGGAGCCGTACGCGATGGCGTTCGGCGGGGTGGCGACCGGCAGCATGAAGGCACAGGTCGCCGCCAGTGCCACGGGGATCGCCAACAGCATCGGATCGAGGCCGAGACCCAGGGCGACCCCGCCGAGGATGGGCAGGAAGGTGGCGGCGGTGGCGGTGTTGCTGGTCAGTTCGGTCAGGAACAGCACCAGCACCGCGACCAGCGCGATGAGCACCACCAGCGGGAGCACGCCGAGTGCGGTGACCCGCTCGCCGATCCAGGTGCTCAGGCCGGTCGTGGTGAACTGCCCGGAGAGGCTCAGCCCGCCGCCGAAGAGCAGCAGCACGCCCCACGGCAGTTCCTTGGCCGTCTCCCAGTCGAGCACGTTGACGCCCTTGCGCGGCTCCACGGGCAGCAGGAAGAGGAGCACCGCGACGACCATCGCGATCACTCCGTCACTGACGTTCGCCAGGAAGGGCAGTGCGGTGGCGATCGCCTCGACGTCGGCGAGCAGCGGGACGCTGATCCAGGAGACCGCCGCCAGGACGAAGACCAGCAGGGTCAGCTTCTCCCCTCGACTCAGCGGGCCGAGCTTGGCGAGCTGCTCCTGGATGAGCTCCCGGCCGCCGGGCAGCTCCTTCATACGGGGCGGGTAGACGAATCGGGTCAACACGAGCCACGTGAGGAGCAGGAAGACGACGGCGATCGGAACGCCGAAGAGCATCCACTGCCCGAAGCCGATGTTGATGTCGTGATTGTCGGCGAGATAGCCGACGAGCAGGGTGTTCGGCGGCGTGCCGATGATGGTGCCCAGCGAGCCGATGGACGCCGCGTAGGCGATGCCCAGCATCAGCGCGCTGCCGAAGTTGGGATCGCCCTTGCCGTCGCCGAGCTGCTTGACCAGTCCCAGCACGGAGAGGCCGATCGGCAGCATCATCACCGCCGTCGCCGTGTTGGACACCCACATGCTGACGAAGCCGGTGGCGACCATGAATCCCGCGACCAGCATCCTCGGGCTCGTCCCGACGGCGAGCACCGTGCGCAGCGCGATGCGCTTGTGCAGGTTCCACCGCTGCATCGCCAGGGCCAGCATGAAGCCGCCCATGAAGAGGAAGATGATGTCGTTCGCGTACGGGGGCGCGACGTCGGCCAACGGGGCGACGTCGAGCACCGGGAAGAGCACCAGGGGCAGCAGCGCCGTGGCGGGGATCGGGATCGCCTCGGTCATCCACCAGATCGCCATCAGCAGCGCGATGGCCGCCGTCGCCTTCCCTTCGGGAGCGAGGGTGTCGGGCAGCAGGAGGAGCGCGGCCAGGAACACCACCGGCCCGGCCCCGAGCCCGATCCACCGACGGGAACCCCCGGACTTCTCGTTCGAGGCCTGCGGTCCGTCCGGCCGTGCGGCATCGCCCGCCCCGGCCTGGCCGCCGTTCGCAGGCTGCTCGTCCGCTTGAGTCACCGCTTCGCTTCCCTCCCGTGATGGTCGGCCGTGTCGGACCGGCGCCGTGGCCGTCTGCCTCGGCGAACGCGGGCGTCGACACGGCCCTGGGGAGCAGAAGCTATCTCATGAGTCACGCACCTCACTACGAAAAGTTTTCATGATCTTGACATTCAGGTGACCTGGGCGGACGGGCGTTCACCGACAAGGCGGCCAGGACGGGAGAAGATGTCTATTCGGCTACGGAAGGTAGTTTTCCGGCTCCGGCACTTGTCTCGGAGGTCCAGACCCATTCCACTACGGGGTCATGTCTTGGGACACACTTGCGCCACCGGCTCACGCGCCGTGGGCAGCCGACTCGACCCAACCACCACCGCTCGCCGCGGAGGGCGGAGCGCTCTCCGGCATCGAGGAGGGCATCAACAGCGTCTTCGCCCCCATCGAGGAGGCCGCCGACGGCCTGATCTTCGCCGAATGGACCCTCTTCGGCATCTCCTTCCCATGGATCGTCGCGTGGCTGGTCATCGCGGCGGGGATCTTCACCATCTACTTCGGGCTCATCCAGTTCGGGAAGTTCCGCCTGGCGCTGCGCATCGCGCGAGGTCAGTACACCCGAGACGACGAACCCGGCGAGATCACGCACTTCCAGGCGCTGTCCTCGGCCCTGTCGGGGACGGTGGGGCTGGGCAACATCGCGGGCGTGGGCGTCGCGATGGTCATCGGCGGTGCGGGTGCGACCTTCTGGATGATCATCGCGGGTCTGCTCGGCATGTGTACGAAGTTCGTCGAGTGCACGCTCGGGGTGAAGTACCGCGAGATCCATGCGGACGGCACCGTCTCCGGCGGCCCGATGTACTACCTGCGCAAGGGCATGGCGGAGCGGTTCCCGAACGGCGTCGGACGCGCGGCGGGCAAGGTCATGGCGGTGGGCGCCTCGGTCTTCCTGCTGTTCTTCGCCCTCGCGGGCGGCAACATGTTCCAAGCGAACCAGACCTTCGCGCAGGTCCAGTCGGTGACCGGCGGTGCCGACGGGCTCTTCGGCGGCGACGGCGCCGCGCTGATCTTCGGCCTGGTGCTGGCAAGCGTGGTGGCGCTGGTGATCATCGGCGGCATCAAGTCGATCGGCCGCGTCACCGAGAAGCTGGTCCCCGCGATGGGGATCGTGTACGTGCTGGCCTGTCTGACCGTCATCCTGGTCAACATCGATCAGGTTCCCAGCGCGGTCAATGCCATCATCTCCGGTGCCTTCAACCCGCAGGGCGTCGCGGGCGGAGTCGTCGGGGTCCTGATCGTCGGCTTCCAGCGTGCCGCGTTCTCCAACGAGGCAGGCGTGGGCTCCTCTCCCATCGCACACGCCGCCGTCAAGACGAAGCACCCGGTCACCGAGGGCTTCGTCGCGCTGCTGGAGCCCTTCGTCGACACGGTGATCGTCTGCACCATGACCGCGCTGACCATCATCATCGCCAACACGCAGCTCTGGCGGGACGGTCAGGCCACCGTGATGGCGGGCGGCGATGCCCCGGACGGCGTCACGATCACCTCGGCCTCCTTCGAGACCGTGCTGCCGTGGTTCCCGTACGTCCTGACCATCGCGGTGATCCTGTTCGCCGTCTCCACGATGATCACCTGGGCCTACTACGGTCAGAAGGCCTGGACGTTCCTGTTCGGCAAGAGCCGGGGCAGTGAGATCACCTACAAGGCCGTGTACTGCTTCTTCATCATCGTCGGCACCGTGCTCACCCTGGGACCGGTGCTGAACTTCGCCGACGCGACACTTTTCGTCGCGGCCCTCTTCAACATCGCCGGCCTGTACTTCCTGGCGCCGATCGTGAAGCGCGAGGTCAAGGACTATCTGAGCCGCCTGCGGTCGGGCGAGATCGTGCGCATCACCGGTAAGAGTGGCGACACCGGAGCGGGTGGCACGGGTGACGTGGAGCCGACGAAGGTGAACGACTGACGCCGACGGCACCGAGGAGACGGGGATCGCCGGGCGACCGGCCGGGCCGCAGGCCGATGTCCACAGCGTCGATCAAGCTGTCCCGAAGCGGAAGCGACTAGTCCACCGGTTGTCCCCAACTGTTCCCCGAGTTGTCCACACAGCCTGTGGATAACTCGGGGAATCCCTCGTTCTGGGCTCGAGTTGTCCACAGGCTGTGGACCGCCTAGTCGATCTTCCGCTGCGCTGGGCTCGACATCCCGTCGGGCGGTCGATGCCGGTGCCTCCGCTGCACAGGCGGTCATGGCTTGTTCACACCGTGGTGCGGAGCGGCACCTCTCGGATGAACAGCACGCACAACAGCGTGACGACGGCGGCGGCTGCGGAGAGCCCGAAGACCAGGCCGGTCGCGTCGCCGTAGGCGGTGTGCACCACGTCTTGGAGCGGTTCGGGCAGCGTCGCGAGGTCCAGTGAGGCGCCTGCGTCCGCCGCCGTGCCGCCGGTCGCCGCCGCGACCCGCGTCGCCACCTGCCCGGAGAGCACCGCTCCCAGCACCGACACCCCGGTCGCGCCGCCGAGCGAACGGAAGAAGGTGACGGTCGCGGTGGCCGCTCCCAGATCCTCGGCCCGCGTGTTGTTCTGCACGGCCAGCACGAGGTTCTGCATGCTCAGGCCCACGCCCGAGCCCAACAGCGCGAGATAGCCGCCGACCAGCCACAACGGCGTGGCATGGTCGATCGTCGCCAGGAGACAGAGCCCCGCGAACAGACTGATGGCGCCCGCTGTCAGGAAGCCCTTCCACCGGCCCCAGTGCGAGATCAGCCAGCCCGACGCGGTCGAGGTCATGAACAGCGAGAGCACCAGCGGGAGCGTCAGCAGGCCCGCCTCGGTGGGCGAGTGCCCCCGGCCCAGCTGGAAATACTGCCCGATGAACAACGACCCGCCGAACATCGCGATGCCCAGCCCGATGCCCGCGACGGTGGCCAGGGTGAAGGTGCGATCCCGGAACAGGCGCAACGGCACCACCGGCTCGGGCACCCGCCGTTCCACGAGGACGGCTCCCATGAGACAGAGCAGCGCGGCGCCCAGCAGGAGCAGGCTCGTCGTCGAGAGCCAGGGGAAGGCGCCGCCCGCGAAGGACACCCAGACCAGCAGCAGGCAGACACCGCCCACGATCAGCGTGGCGCCCAGCCAGTCGATGCCGACCTCGCGTCTGACCAGTGGCAGCCGCAGCGTCCGGCCCAACACGAGGAAGGCGGCGACCGCCACCGGAACCACCACGAAGAAGCACCATCGCCAGCCCAGCCACGGCGTGTCGACGATCAGCCCGCCGACCAGCGGCCCGCTCACCGTGCCCACCGCGAAGGCCGCGCCGAGGTATCCGCTGTAGCGACCCCGCTCCCTCGGGCTCAGCATCGCGGCGATGATCACCGCGGCCAGGGCCTGCACCCCGCCGAGCCCGAGGCCCTGCACCGCGCGGAAGCCGATCAGCATCGGGACCGACGTGGCGAGACCGCACAGGACGGAGCCGAGGGCGAACAGGCTGATCGAGGCCTGCATCAGCGCCTTCTTGCTGAACAGGTCGGCCAGTTTGCCCCAGACGGGGGTGGTCGCGGTGGCGGACAGGAGCGTCGCGGTGACCACCCAGGTGTACTGGGACTGGGTGCCGTGCAGCTCGGCCAGGATGGTCGGCAGCGCGTTGGTGACGATGGTCGAGCTGAGGATGGCGACCAGCAGAGCCAGGAGAAGCCCGGAGAGCGCCTTGAGGATCTGTCGGCGAGTCATCTGATCACCACCCGCCGAAACGGGCGGCTCAGGCGACGAGGGCGGCACTGGCGGGGCCTTGGTCGACGGCGCGAGCGCTCCGGCGGTCGTCGACCGCCCGACGTGAGTGGAACCCGTCGTCTCGCGCAGCGCGGACCGCGACCGCATCGCATCCTCCTTCGACCTGTCTATTTAGTTGCCGTACACAACTTTACGTCCGAGGGAGGTCGTCCGTCACGGAGCCCGCGCGGAGTCCTCCCTCACACCGGGCATCTCTCCGCATCACGGCATGGAGTACGCCGACCCGCCGGCCCGAACACACACCGGCTCGGTGACCGGCCGGCGCTCCCGCCCAGCGCGCGGTCGACGCTCTCACTCGGCGGCGGACCGGCCGTGACGAACGGCGTACGCGCCGTGGCGTGCGGTCCCCACGGCCGACCGACCGGCGCTGTCCCGCACGAGCGGGCGGGCCGTTGCAGAGAGGCGCGCCGCACCATGCGGTTCGTCCGTCCGCCGGCCCGTGGACGGGCGGGCCGTTGCCTGCGGCGCCGTCTCGCGGAGGCCGCGCGCCACGCCCGCGCGGCCGACCTCGACGTCGTCGGCACGCCCGGTGGTCGGACACCGGCTGCTCAGCGGGCCTCGTGTCACGGGGGGCGGGTCGCGCACGAACACCGGCTCGACAGACACCGGACGACGCGCCGATGCGAGGGCGAACTCGACGGCAGGACGACTCACCGGGGACACCGATTCGGTGCGGCCACGAACCCGGGTGCGCGACGAACTCCGATGGGCGGCCGAACCGACGGAGGACGGACCCGGAACACGGACGGGTCCTTCGGTGCGAACACGGCCTCGTCGCCCGCGCGGGCCGGCGTGGCCGCCGTCACACGCCGGAGGGGCCGAGGAGCCGAGGGGCCGAGGAGCCGAAGCGACCGGAACCCCCGGACGGAGCCCGATACCGCGCGAACCGGCGTGGCCGGCCGGAGGCCACGACTCCGCACCCGCTCGCCTCGCCGATCGACCACCGGCCGGAGTCCCGGCCCCCGGTCGGCATCCGTTCGTAGCCGGGCGGTCGCTCTCAGAGCATCTCGTTGAGCCGAGGCAGGAGCCGGGCCAGCTCACCGAGATCCTGCGTCGACCAGGTGCTGAAGTGCTCGTGCAGTCGTTGCCGTCGGCGTTCCCGCAAGCCGCGTAGTCGATCCGCGCCGACCTCGGTGATCCGCACGAGTCGCGCCCGGCCGTCCGTGGGGTCGGCGACCCGAGCCACGAGCTCCAGTTCGACGAGCTGGGCGATCTGTCTGCTCACCGTGGACTTGTCCAGCCCGAGAAGCTCCACCAGTTCGGTGCCGCGCAGCGGCCCGGCGTCGGCGATCAGCGCGAGCGTCCCGTAGGCGGCGGG
This genomic stretch from Actinoalloteichus hoggarensis harbors:
- a CDS encoding SLC13 family permease codes for the protein MTQADEQPANGGQAGAGDAARPDGPQASNEKSGGSRRWIGLGAGPVVFLAALLLLPDTLAPEGKATAAIALLMAIWWMTEAIPIPATALLPLVLFPVLDVAPLADVAPPYANDIIFLFMGGFMLALAMQRWNLHKRIALRTVLAVGTSPRMLVAGFMVATGFVSMWVSNTATAVMMLPIGLSVLGLVKQLGDGKGDPNFGSALMLGIAYAASIGSLGTIIGTPPNTLLVGYLADNHDINIGFGQWMLFGVPIAVVFLLLTWLVLTRFVYPPRMKELPGGRELIQEQLAKLGPLSRGEKLTLLVFVLAAVSWISVPLLADVEAIATALPFLANVSDGVIAMVVAVLLFLLPVEPRKGVNVLDWETAKELPWGVLLLFGGGLSLSGQFTTTGLSTWIGERVTALGVLPLVVLIALVAVLVLFLTELTSNTATAATFLPILGGVALGLGLDPMLLAIPVALAATCAFMLPVATPPNAIAYGSGYVTINQMVRAGVWLNLIAVALITIAMYALAGLVFGLTL
- a CDS encoding alanine/glycine:cation symporter family protein, yielding MSWDTLAPPAHAPWAADSTQPPPLAAEGGALSGIEEGINSVFAPIEEAADGLIFAEWTLFGISFPWIVAWLVIAAGIFTIYFGLIQFGKFRLALRIARGQYTRDDEPGEITHFQALSSALSGTVGLGNIAGVGVAMVIGGAGATFWMIIAGLLGMCTKFVECTLGVKYREIHADGTVSGGPMYYLRKGMAERFPNGVGRAAGKVMAVGASVFLLFFALAGGNMFQANQTFAQVQSVTGGADGLFGGDGAALIFGLVLASVVALVIIGGIKSIGRVTEKLVPAMGIVYVLACLTVILVNIDQVPSAVNAIISGAFNPQGVAGGVVGVLIVGFQRAAFSNEAGVGSSPIAHAAVKTKHPVTEGFVALLEPFVDTVIVCTMTALTIIIANTQLWRDGQATVMAGGDAPDGVTITSASFETVLPWFPYVLTIAVILFAVSTMITWAYYGQKAWTFLFGKSRGSEITYKAVYCFFIIVGTVLTLGPVLNFADATLFVAALFNIAGLYFLAPIVKREVKDYLSRLRSGEIVRITGKSGDTGAGGTGDVEPTKVND
- a CDS encoding MFS transporter, giving the protein MTRRQILKALSGLLLALLVAILSSTIVTNALPTILAELHGTQSQYTWVVTATLLSATATTPVWGKLADLFSKKALMQASISLFALGSVLCGLATSVPMLIGFRAVQGLGLGGVQALAAVIIAAMLSPRERGRYSGYLGAAFAVGTVSGPLVGGLIVDTPWLGWRWCFFVVVPVAVAAFLVLGRTLRLPLVRREVGIDWLGATLIVGGVCLLLVWVSFAGGAFPWLSTTSLLLLGAALLCLMGAVLVERRVPEPVVPLRLFRDRTFTLATVAGIGLGIAMFGGSLFIGQYFQLGRGHSPTEAGLLTLPLVLSLFMTSTASGWLISHWGRWKGFLTAGAISLFAGLCLLATIDHATPLWLVGGYLALLGSGVGLSMQNLVLAVQNNTRAEDLGAATATVTFFRSLGGATGVSVLGAVLSGQVATRVAAATGGTAADAGASLDLATLPEPLQDVVHTAYGDATGLVFGLSAAAAVVTLLCVLFIREVPLRTTV
- a CDS encoding MarR family winged helix-turn-helix transcriptional regulator codes for the protein MGASVGAESGNDSIAVIDASEGAEHPRRRVAAEAVERELSMLFRRARRISLSLAAEIDPALEPAAYGTLALIADAGPLRGTELVELLGLDKSTVSRQIAQLVELELVARVADPTDGRARLVRITEVGADRLRGLRERRRQRLHEHFSTWSTQDLGELARLLPRLNEML